The following proteins are co-located in the Procambarus clarkii isolate CNS0578487 chromosome 4, FALCON_Pclarkii_2.0, whole genome shotgun sequence genome:
- the LOC138370601 gene encoding probable serine/threonine-protein kinase DDB_G0267514: protein MKLLGSGTYGTVSLMDWDGQPAALKVAKSSEFSEMFEREGNVLSLLNGAGGAPLLLHRSVNPPSLVTTYKGNQTLLDVLRNPQYDLLDVGLQVGIKLNEIHEAGLVHNDIKCDNIMIQGPPHKPNISIIDFGFASKNKVKIFLEGHPCIHTTYAPEVLQKKESTFASDVYSYGKLMLEITKLLPKQHPSLDKLLREATHKTPRRRPTLPIFLRRLRESIDKISTKPESPPKSRLPVRHLRV, encoded by the coding sequence ATGAAACTTCTCGGTTCAGGGACGTATGGGACGGTGTCCCTCATGGACTGGGACGGTCAGCCAGCAGCGCTGAAAGTAGCAAAATCTTCAGAGTTTTCCGAGATGTTTGAAAGAGAAGGTAACGTGCTCTCGTTACTGAATGGTGCAGGAGGCGCCCCTTTGTTGTTGCATAGGTCAGTGAATCCACCATCACTTGTGACCACCTATAAAGGCAACCAGACCCTACTTGATGTCTTGAGAAATCCACAGTATGACCTACTTGACGTAGGACTTCAGGTTGGTATAAAGCTAAATGAGATCCATGAAGCCGGCTTAGTACACAATGATATAAAGTGTGATAACATCATGATCCAAGGTCCGCCTCACAAACCAAACATTAGCATAATAGATTTTGGTTTTGCGTCCAAAAACAAGGTCAAAATTTTCCTTGAAGGACACCCTTGTATTCATACAACATATGCCCCCGAAGTCCTTCAGAAAAAGGAAAGTACTTTTGCCTCAGACGTATATTCTTATGGGAAATTAATGTTGGAGATaacgaagctgttacccaagcaacaCCCGTCCCTCGATAAGTTGCTTCGCGAAGCAACACACAAGACCCCAAGGAGGCGCCCAACCCTTCCTATTTTCCTGCGACGCTTAAGGGAATCCATTGACAAAATTTCCACGAAACCGGAAAGTCCCCCCAAAAGCAGGCTACCAGTGCGACATCTGAGAGTGTAA